One window from the genome of Pedobacter schmidteae encodes:
- a CDS encoding DUF5017 domain-containing protein — protein sequence MKYIFNFLIIAGVCLSACKKELTTEAPTVNIALTNARSTIGDTLVFKLGDTCKFALTGYADNIAFWAGTVGNKYEYRTRANALGKTILSFTSTLQFGTQANSLQVLATNKLPARDSATIVNAAWTNITNRVALASNATAVNSGNADLSDLVTGVNDSLFIAFKFMGVTGSTQRTWTITNYAVNNVLPDFTFNLGAIAADANFWTRFGNVWSTATSRWVASTASLKIDGGNAAAPSNTSWIVSKALYVGRISPDISTTTVKNITASAATAYTFKYAATGKYKASFAVFNVTPDNNKSALKEFNIKIIP from the coding sequence ATGAAATATATATTTAATTTCCTAATCATCGCCGGTGTATGTTTGTCGGCCTGTAAAAAGGAGCTGACCACAGAGGCACCTACAGTAAATATTGCATTAACCAATGCCCGCTCTACGATTGGGGATACCCTTGTTTTTAAGCTTGGGGATACCTGCAAATTTGCATTAACAGGCTATGCTGATAACATTGCCTTTTGGGCCGGAACGGTAGGTAATAAATATGAATACCGTACCAGAGCTAATGCTTTAGGTAAAACCATATTGTCTTTCACCAGTACCCTTCAATTTGGTACACAAGCCAATAGTTTGCAGGTTTTGGCTACCAACAAATTACCTGCCCGAGATTCGGCTACAATAGTAAATGCCGCCTGGACCAATATCACCAACAGAGTGGCATTAGCTAGCAACGCAACAGCGGTAAATTCGGGAAACGCAGATTTGAGCGATTTGGTTACCGGAGTGAACGATTCGTTATTTATCGCTTTTAAATTTATGGGGGTAACGGGCTCAACACAACGCACATGGACCATTACCAATTATGCGGTCAACAATGTGCTGCCCGATTTTACCTTTAATTTGGGGGCTATTGCGGCTGATGCTAACTTTTGGACCAGGTTTGGCAATGTCTGGAGTACCGCAACTTCAAGATGGGTGGCTTCAACGGCCTCATTGAAAATTGACGGCGGCAATGCCGCGGCACCAAGTAATACCAGTTGGATTGTAAGTAAGGCACTATATGTTGGCCGGATTTCACCGGATATTTCTACCACAACGGTTAAAAATATTACAGCTTCAGCCGCCACCGCTTATACATTTAAATATGCGGCAACCGGTAAGTACAAGGCCTCGTTTGCTGTGTTTAATGTTACTCCGGATAATAATAAAAGTGCTTTGAAAGAATTTAACATTAAAATCATTCCGTAA
- a CDS encoding RagB/SusD family nutrient uptake outer membrane protein → MKHRYILAFILLTGLSSSCKKFLDTQPTDVVTPVSYYETADQLQVALNGIYSNMMYERMYGQVLNFNFTSTTDEMIPNRPASGDARGLYYSAYNSGHAYIADVWRWPYLGINNANGLIDNINKPSMDEKLRGYIKGQALFLRAYNYFILTTNFGDVPLILHSPAISEVNIAAAPQVKVYEQMVADLKEAETLLQGRTVNSLGYNDQVTVTAVQAMLAKVYLYWAGYPLNDTGKYADVITYADKVINSNIHALNPDYKQVFINLCQDKYDVKEDILEWGSAGAAAGVTNKTGNDIGNFVGVSSTFVNFDNSSYTSASWISITKKLFDSYEVDPTSTLVNKASLDTRRDWNCADYYYSSTSTVRTRLDRPNVWQMSCGKFRREYCPESSRINGTYNINWPVIRYADVLLMKAEAENQVNGPTSQAYDAINLVRKRGYGTLNGNIVKTISVTNGGTGYVAATPPAVTISGGGGAGATAVAVVSAGGVVTGIKITSRGNLTSGPYFTTAPVVTIAAPATGTTATAVATITNGNEHLLTPGLDKPAFQQAIRDERMREMCFEASRKGDLIRWGNFVADMQAFMNYAAANGANIAATGNTNGYQGLLGIEQKHVLLPKPTYELNLNKALIQNPGY, encoded by the coding sequence ATGAAACACAGATATATTTTGGCATTCATACTTCTTACCGGATTAAGCAGTTCCTGTAAGAAATTTCTGGACACACAGCCCACAGATGTGGTAACTCCGGTAAGTTATTACGAGACGGCCGATCAGCTTCAGGTTGCTTTGAATGGTATTTACAGCAATATGATGTACGAACGGATGTATGGACAGGTTTTAAATTTCAATTTTACCAGTACAACGGACGAGATGATTCCGAATCGCCCGGCAAGTGGCGATGCCAGAGGCCTATATTATTCCGCTTACAATTCAGGGCATGCCTATATTGCCGACGTTTGGCGCTGGCCTTACTTAGGGATCAATAATGCAAACGGGTTGATCGATAACATCAACAAGCCGTCGATGGATGAGAAGCTGCGCGGATACATTAAAGGACAGGCATTATTTTTAAGGGCTTATAATTATTTTATCCTGACCACAAACTTTGGAGATGTTCCCTTGATTTTGCACTCGCCTGCGATATCTGAAGTAAATATAGCGGCCGCCCCTCAGGTAAAGGTGTACGAACAGATGGTTGCCGATTTGAAAGAAGCGGAAACGCTGCTGCAAGGTCGCACAGTAAATAGTCTGGGTTACAATGATCAGGTCACAGTAACTGCGGTACAAGCTATGCTGGCCAAAGTGTATTTATACTGGGCAGGTTATCCACTTAACGATACCGGTAAATACGCAGATGTAATTACCTATGCAGATAAGGTCATCAATTCGAATATTCACGCCCTAAATCCCGATTACAAACAAGTTTTTATCAATTTGTGTCAGGATAAATACGATGTTAAAGAGGATATTTTAGAATGGGGATCTGCCGGCGCCGCCGCTGGTGTAACCAATAAAACAGGTAATGACATTGGTAACTTTGTGGGAGTGTCCTCTACTTTTGTCAATTTTGACAATAGCTCTTACACCTCTGCCTCATGGATTTCGATTACCAAGAAACTTTTTGACAGCTACGAAGTTGATCCCACCAGCACATTGGTCAACAAAGCATCTTTAGATACACGTCGGGACTGGAATTGTGCGGATTATTATTATTCATCTACTTCTACTGTAAGAACCAGGTTGGACAGACCAAACGTGTGGCAGATGAGTTGTGGGAAATTCAGAAGGGAATATTGCCCTGAGTCATCCCGTATCAATGGTACCTATAATATCAACTGGCCGGTTATCCGATATGCGGATGTGCTGCTAATGAAAGCGGAAGCAGAAAATCAGGTAAACGGCCCAACGAGCCAGGCTTATGACGCCATAAACCTGGTAAGGAAACGTGGATACGGCACATTGAATGGCAATATTGTGAAAACCATTTCAGTAACCAATGGTGGTACAGGTTATGTTGCGGCTACGCCGCCGGCGGTTACCATTAGCGGTGGTGGAGGCGCAGGAGCGACTGCCGTTGCTGTAGTTTCGGCAGGTGGTGTGGTAACCGGTATTAAAATTACCAGCAGAGGTAATTTGACATCGGGTCCATATTTTACAACTGCGCCAGTTGTTACCATTGCCGCACCAGCTACTGGTACAACAGCCACAGCGGTGGCTACCATTACTAATGGAAATGAGCACTTGTTGACACCTGGATTGGATAAGCCTGCTTTTCAGCAGGCGATACGTGATGAACGTATGCGTGAAATGTGCTTTGAAGCATCCCGTAAAGGAGATTTAATTCGCTGGGGAAATTTTGTGGCCGATATGCAGGCTTTTATGAATTATGCAGCTGCAAATGGTGCTAACATTGCCGCAACGGGAAATACAAATGGTTACCAGGGCTTACTGGGTATTGAGCAAAAACATGTGTTATTGCCTAAACCTACATATGAGCTGAACCTGAATAAAGCACTGATTCAAAATCCAGGGTATTAA